One segment of Abyssibacter profundi DNA contains the following:
- a CDS encoding lysophospholipid acyltransferase family protein has protein sequence MAISRWLADRLVAPDVHETIDRIPKTLGSFGFDPWGYNRSTAKLGLAAAGWLFDHYFRVQVSGLEHVPPTGRIMLVPNHSGQLPLDGVMLGVAMSRNPAGPRAPRAMIERFFPTVPFVGNFLNGLGAVVGDPVNCGAMLEHEEAIIVFPEGIRGSGKVWSKRYQLQRFGTGFMHLAMRHNTPVIPVGIVGCEETMPSFSGLKPLARPLGLPYIPLGPPLPLPARVFIEIGEPIHFDNDCESEAAIAPRIEQVKQAIRGLIDQGLAKRTSVYR, from the coding sequence ATGGCGATCAGCCGCTGGCTGGCCGACCGACTGGTCGCGCCAGACGTCCACGAGACCATCGACCGGATCCCGAAAACCCTAGGCAGTTTCGGGTTCGACCCCTGGGGGTACAACCGCTCCACCGCCAAGCTGGGCCTGGCGGCAGCGGGCTGGCTGTTCGATCACTATTTCCGTGTGCAGGTCAGCGGCCTGGAGCATGTCCCGCCCACCGGGCGCATCATGCTGGTCCCCAACCACAGCGGGCAGCTGCCGCTGGATGGCGTCATGCTGGGGGTGGCGATGTCGCGTAACCCGGCCGGGCCGCGTGCGCCCCGGGCGATGATCGAACGCTTCTTCCCCACCGTGCCGTTCGTGGGCAATTTCCTGAATGGGCTGGGCGCGGTGGTCGGTGATCCCGTCAACTGCGGCGCCATGCTGGAACACGAGGAAGCCATCATCGTGTTTCCGGAGGGGATTCGCGGCTCGGGCAAGGTCTGGAGCAAGCGCTACCAACTGCAACGCTTCGGCACCGGCTTCATGCATCTGGCCATGCGCCACAACACGCCCGTGATCCCGGTCGGGATCGTCGGTTGCGAGGAGACCATGCCGTCATTCTCCGGCCTCAAACCCCTGGCCCGCCCGCTGGGGCTGCCCTACATCCCGCTGGGTCCGCCGCTGCCCCTGCCCGCCCGGGTGTTTATCGAGATCGGCGAACCCATCCATTTCGACAACGACTGCGAATCCGAGGCGGCCATTGCACCCCGGATCGAACAGGTCAAACAGGCGATTCGTGGGCTGATCGATCAGGGCCTGGCCAAGCGCACATCGGTGTACCGGTGA
- a CDS encoding SDR family oxidoreductase, translating into MSRPRIKPRTILVTGAGGALGRRVMARLVERHQVIAVDFRRKVETDAHIPSYQVDLRKRRFEDIFREHPIDGVIHLGRILTNEYSRFRRYNDNVLGSRRLLDLAAKYKVGKVVVHSTHFVYGADAYNPAPIPETAPLKASELTMDLVDAVELENLAQIYLWRHPQLHVTVLRPCNIVGPGVRNSMSRLLSGRIAPALAGFSPIMQFLHVEDMADAVVAAFERRGKGVFNVAPDDWVAYQDFLRACGCRVLPLPSLPPFLPRRISELMGWQSFPPYLINFFKYPVVLDGRGFADTYRWQPQYSLAEISAYYRSKKRRGGDHRA; encoded by the coding sequence GTGAGCCGCCCACGCATCAAACCCCGGACCATCCTGGTCACGGGTGCCGGCGGCGCGCTGGGCAGGCGCGTGATGGCCCGGCTGGTGGAGCGGCACCAAGTCATCGCTGTGGACTTCCGCCGCAAGGTGGAAACCGACGCCCATATCCCGAGCTATCAGGTCGACCTGCGAAAACGGCGCTTTGAGGATATTTTTCGCGAGCACCCCATCGACGGCGTCATCCACCTGGGCCGTATTCTCACCAATGAGTACAGCCGTTTCCGGCGCTACAACGACAATGTTCTAGGCAGCCGGCGACTGCTGGACCTGGCCGCCAAGTACAAGGTCGGCAAGGTGGTCGTGCATTCCACACATTTTGTCTACGGTGCCGATGCCTACAACCCGGCGCCCATTCCGGAAACGGCGCCGCTCAAGGCCAGTGAGCTGACCATGGATCTGGTCGACGCCGTGGAACTGGAAAACCTGGCGCAAATCTATCTGTGGCGACACCCACAATTGCACGTCACCGTGCTGCGGCCCTGCAATATCGTTGGCCCCGGCGTGCGCAATTCCATGTCCCGCCTGCTGTCAGGCCGGATCGCTCCGGCACTCGCCGGTTTTTCGCCGATCATGCAGTTTTTGCATGTTGAAGATATGGCCGACGCCGTGGTCGCCGCCTTCGAGCGACGCGGCAAGGGCGTGTTCAACGTCGCACCGGATGACTGGGTGGCCTATCAGGATTTTCTGCGGGCCTGCGGTTGCCGCGTGCTTCCGCTACCCTCCTTGCCGCCGTTTCTGCCGCGCAGGATTTCAGAACTCATGGGTTGGCAATCCTTCCCGCCGTATCTCATTAACTTCTTCAAGTATCCGGTGGTGCTGGACGGACGCGGCTTTGCCGACACCTACCGCTGGCAGCCGCAATACAGCCTGGCGGAAATCAGCGCCTACTACCGTTCCAAGAAACGTCGCGGGGGCGATCACCGCGCATGA